Proteins encoded together in one Lutra lutra chromosome 4, mLutLut1.2, whole genome shotgun sequence window:
- the LOC125099153 gene encoding TATA box-binding protein-associated factor RNA polymerase I subunit D-like: MASNSAVKIDSESDSSSSGSSLFKTQCVPYSPKRVQRNRTRKFVHSPKVAQARDSSSDSSFEPRPLTLKAIFERFKKRKRKKKKYKPTGRPRGRPTGRKNSRHSQINKKQVQDKGSGFPFLESENARKPLPWRKILTFEQAVARGFFNYLEKLKYEYYLKESLKQMNVSEDLEKEDFDSRRYKYLDDDGALSPIEESETEDGSATNLEQNDECDIKLVDHNDFIISSQVPKMKNVYLEQEECTEEAALSKKRASKSKNIGQRIEWPEKR, encoded by the coding sequence ATGGCATCTAATTCAGCTGTGAAAATTGACAGTGAAAGTGATAGCTCTTCTTCTGGTAGCAGCTTATTTAAAACTCAGTGTGTCCCTTACTCACCTAAAAGGGTGCAAAGAAACCGTACTAGAAAGTTTGTTCATTCACCTAAAGTTGCTCAAGCAAGGGATTCATCTAGTGACTCATCTTTTGAACCAAGACCATTAActttaaaagctatttttgagagattcaaaaaaagaaaacgtaaaaagaagaaatacaaaccaaCAGGAAGACCAAGAGGAAGACCAACCGGGAGAAAAAACAGTAGacattcccaaataaataagaaacaagttCAAGACAAAGGATCTGGGTTCCCATTTTTAGAATCTGAGAATGCAAGAAAACCATTACCTTGGAGAAAAATTTTAACCTTTGAGCAAGCAGTAGCAAGAGGATTTTTCAACTACCTTGAAAAACTGAAGTATGAATACTACCTCAAGGAATCCTTGAAACAAATGAATGTTAGTGaagatttagaaaaagaagatttTGACAGTCGTAGATACAAATACTTGGATGATGATGGAGCTCTCTCGCCTATTGAAGAGTCAGAAACAGAGGATGGGTCTGCAACAAATCTTGAACAAAATGACGAATGTGATATCAAATTGGTGGACCATAATGATTTCATTATAAGTTCTCAAGTACCAAAGATGAAGAATGTGTATTTAGAACAAGAGGAATGTACTGAAGAAGCTGCTTTGTCTAAAAAGAGAGCATCAAAGTCTAAAAACATTGGACAGAGGATAGAATGGCCTGAAAAGAGATAG